Proteins encoded within one genomic window of Lysinibacillus sphaericus:
- a CDS encoding pyridoxal-phosphate-dependent aminotransferase family protein: MYENILRHPGPTPIPKKVQLAMNRDIFSHRSNEFVELYRETTELVKAVFGTKQDILLLPSGGTAALEAAAVNTVNAGDDVVVITVGAFGDYFVSICEKYGFNVHKLAKQWGQACTAEELRTFLQPLQHIKAVFITYNETSTGILNPIAALAQVVREESDALVIVDGVSCIGGAPAEMDAWGIDILVTGSQKAMMLPPGLSLVSVSDRAWKVIEENTMPSYYLNLLSYRDWAHKGMTPNTPTITLIYGLREVCKLIEEEGGFAHTVARHELMKNMVRSAMKALHMELLTTDEFASPTITAIMAPKGIALNAFLHHLKQHYHLDFAGGLGPLQGEIFRFGHMGYCFPSDILQAVSLMEAALQDFAYDFEPGAGVSAAHKVFLAAQANTITSP; this comes from the coding sequence ATGTATGAAAATATTTTAAGACATCCAGGACCTACACCGATTCCTAAAAAAGTGCAACTTGCGATGAACCGAGATATCTTCAGCCATCGAAGCAATGAATTTGTTGAGCTATATCGTGAAACGACAGAGCTAGTGAAAGCTGTTTTCGGCACGAAGCAGGACATATTATTGCTTCCATCTGGTGGCACAGCAGCACTGGAGGCTGCTGCTGTCAATACCGTTAATGCGGGCGATGATGTTGTTGTCATTACCGTAGGAGCTTTTGGAGATTATTTCGTTTCAATTTGCGAAAAATATGGCTTTAACGTACATAAGCTAGCAAAACAATGGGGACAAGCATGCACAGCTGAAGAGTTGCGTACTTTTTTACAACCTCTACAGCATATTAAAGCTGTTTTTATTACGTACAACGAAACGTCAACAGGTATTTTAAATCCCATTGCAGCGTTAGCACAAGTCGTGCGTGAAGAAAGCGATGCGTTAGTTATCGTTGATGGCGTAAGCTGTATTGGTGGAGCTCCTGCTGAGATGGATGCGTGGGGAATTGATATCCTCGTAACAGGCTCGCAAAAGGCGATGATGCTTCCACCTGGGCTTTCTCTCGTTAGCGTTAGTGACAGAGCTTGGAAAGTTATCGAAGAAAATACTATGCCATCTTATTACTTAAATTTATTGAGCTATCGTGATTGGGCTCACAAAGGGATGACACCAAATACCCCTACCATCACACTTATTTATGGATTACGTGAAGTATGTAAACTCATTGAAGAAGAAGGTGGCTTTGCTCACACTGTTGCACGCCATGAATTGATGAAAAATATGGTGCGCAGTGCAATGAAAGCTCTTCACATGGAATTATTGACAACGGATGAGTTCGCTTCACCAACGATTACTGCTATCATGGCGCCAAAAGGTATTGCATTAAATGCGTTTTTACATCACCTTAAACAACACTATCATTTAGATTTTGCTGGTGGTCTTGGGCCTTTACAAGGGGAAATTTTTAGATTTGGGCATATGGGCTACTGCTTCCCTAGCGATATTTTACAAGCCGTTTCTTTAATGGAAGCGGCATTGCAAGACTTTGCCTATGACTTTGAGCCAGGTGCAGGTGTCAGCGCAGCACATAAAGTGTTTTTAGCCGCACAGGCGAATACGATTACAAGCCCCTAA
- a CDS encoding YwqG family protein: MKDSLKQAIILQAVEESVTYTDSKLGGRPYSKLGDDFPVHSSGIPYMFIAQLNFAKLPKLKDYPQQGLLQFFVLADEDYGVDKDGYYCRYYSDFDPSHDIEPFSDEEMEYELCEPIIFGGPYALKATLLQELVPYTDPRSVHYDLPIENPAYSKYFDETDGSGTKIGGYAFMDKNSFDEKNSNAELLFQLDMEGNAKKTYAMIADSGTLQFFIERDSLIAKDFTQLYYYLYSL; the protein is encoded by the coding sequence TTGAAGGATTCATTAAAGCAGGCGATTATTTTACAAGCAGTAGAGGAGTCAGTTACTTATACGGATAGTAAATTAGGTGGAAGACCGTATAGTAAATTAGGTGATGACTTCCCAGTACATAGCAGTGGCATACCATATATGTTTATAGCACAGCTTAATTTTGCAAAGCTACCTAAGCTAAAAGATTATCCACAGCAAGGGCTTCTACAGTTTTTTGTGTTGGCGGATGAAGATTATGGTGTTGACAAGGATGGCTATTATTGTCGGTATTATTCGGACTTTGATCCCTCTCATGATATCGAGCCATTTTCAGATGAAGAAATGGAGTATGAGCTATGTGAACCGATTATTTTTGGGGGTCCTTATGCATTGAAGGCAACATTACTTCAAGAGCTAGTACCGTATACGGATCCTCGCTCCGTTCATTATGACTTACCAATAGAGAATCCTGCTTATTCAAAGTACTTTGATGAAACAGATGGTAGTGGAACGAAAATAGGTGGCTATGCATTTATGGATAAAAATAGCTTTGATGAAAAAAATAGCAATGCTGAGTTACTATTTCAATTAGATATGGAAGGCAATGCTAAAAAAACATATGCTATGATAGCAGACTCGGGTACATTACAATTTTTTATAGAACGAGATTCGTTAATTGCAAAGGATTTTACTCAACTTTATTATTATCTTTATAGTCTGTAA